From Cellulophaga lytica DSM 7489, a single genomic window includes:
- a CDS encoding NAD(P)H-dependent flavin oxidoreductase, translating into MRTVAPFVKDLSLPVIAAPMFLISGPKLVIECCKNGIVGTFPALNQRTSEGFEEWLIQIKEELKAFEEETGKKAAPFGVNLIVHQTNPRLEADLMLCIKHKVPLIITSLGAVSQVVDAVHSYGGLVFHDVIKKRHAEKAAEAGVDGLIVVAAGAGGHAGTLNPMPLVAEIKKFFTKTVILSGCISTGRDIASARQMGADVAYMGTRFINTVESKATEDYKKMIIDAGASDVVYTASISGVHANFLGASLKAAGITEEDLKKDTKIDFGKEMDTEAKAWKTIWSAGQGVTNISNAVPVTELVATLKTEFVEAIEEQKKLLEVYPK; encoded by the coding sequence ATGAGAACAGTAGCCCCATTTGTAAAAGATCTTTCTTTACCGGTTATAGCCGCACCAATGTTTTTAATTTCAGGACCAAAGTTGGTTATAGAATGTTGTAAAAACGGAATAGTAGGTACTTTTCCTGCTTTAAACCAAAGAACAAGTGAGGGTTTTGAAGAATGGTTAATTCAAATTAAAGAAGAGTTAAAAGCTTTTGAAGAAGAAACAGGTAAAAAAGCTGCTCCGTTTGGGGTTAATTTAATTGTACACCAAACTAACCCAAGGCTAGAGGCAGATCTTATGTTATGTATAAAACATAAAGTGCCATTAATTATTACATCATTAGGTGCTGTGTCACAGGTTGTAGATGCAGTACATAGTTATGGAGGTCTTGTTTTTCATGATGTTATTAAAAAGCGTCACGCAGAAAAAGCTGCAGAAGCTGGGGTAGATGGTTTAATAGTTGTTGCTGCTGGTGCAGGTGGTCATGCAGGTACATTAAATCCTATGCCTTTGGTTGCAGAGATTAAAAAGTTCTTTACTAAAACGGTTATATTATCTGGTTGTATTAGTACAGGAAGAGATATAGCTTCTGCAAGGCAAATGGGTGCAGATGTTGCTTATATGGGGACTCGTTTTATAAATACTGTAGAAAGTAAGGCCACAGAAGATTATAAGAAAATGATAATTGATGCTGGCGCTAGTGATGTTGTTTATACAGCATCTATATCTGGTGTACATGCCAACTTTTTAGGTGCAAGTTTAAAAGCCGCTGGTATTACAGAAGAAGATTTAAAAAAGGATACTAAAATAGATTTTGGTAAAGAGATGGATACCGAAGCTAAAGCATGGAAAACAATTTGGTCTGCTGGGCAAGGTGTAACTAACATTAGCAATGCTGTTCCTGTAACCGAATTGGTTGCTACCTTAAAAACTGAATTTGTAGAGGCTATTGAAGAGCAAAAGAAATTATTAGAAGTATACCCTAAATAA
- a CDS encoding YheT family hydrolase translates to MPILQPAYNPPLLFKSGHFSTLYTGLFRSVKMPMQKRERIQLYDGDFLDLDWSFTSTKTAKVAIVVHGLEGNAQRPYILGATRELLLCNYNVCAVNLRGCSGETNVLFRSYHSGATEDLGAVVQHILGLKTYSKIVLQGFSLGGNLILKYLGENRQRPPEIKAGIGVSVPCSLASSLEELLKPKNMLYAANFKKRLLEKLRIKHEQYPDKIDASEINRIKTLKDFDDVYTSKANGFLNALDYYTKASCLQFLSEIDVPTIILNAKNDSFLGEACYPIKEAEQNSNLYLEMPLYGGHVGFYGDNNVTYAEKRAVKFLEEQV, encoded by the coding sequence ATGCCAATATTACAACCAGCTTACAATCCTCCTCTGCTTTTTAAAAGTGGGCATTTTTCAACATTATACACAGGCTTGTTTAGGTCTGTAAAAATGCCAATGCAAAAAAGAGAACGCATACAATTATATGATGGTGATTTTTTAGATTTAGATTGGAGTTTTACATCTACAAAAACGGCTAAAGTTGCTATAGTTGTACACGGTTTAGAGGGTAACGCACAAAGACCATACATTTTAGGAGCAACAAGAGAGCTTTTGCTATGTAATTATAATGTGTGTGCGGTAAATTTAAGAGGTTGTAGTGGAGAAACTAATGTGTTATTTAGGTCTTACCACTCTGGCGCTACAGAAGATTTAGGTGCCGTTGTGCAGCATATTTTAGGTTTAAAAACATATTCTAAAATAGTATTGCAAGGTTTTAGTTTAGGAGGTAATTTAATTTTAAAATATTTAGGAGAGAATAGACAAAGACCACCAGAAATTAAAGCTGGCATAGGTGTTTCTGTTCCCTGTAGCTTGGCTAGTTCTTTAGAAGAATTGCTAAAGCCAAAAAATATGCTGTATGCTGCTAATTTTAAAAAACGTTTGCTTGAAAAGTTGCGAATAAAACATGAGCAATATCCAGATAAAATTGATGCATCAGAAATAAATAGAATTAAAACTTTAAAAGATTTTGATGATGTATACACTAGTAAAGCAAATGGTTTTTTAAATGCTTTAGATTATTATACTAAGGCAAGTTGCTTGCAGTTTTTGTCAGAAATAGATGTGCCTACAATAATTTTAAATGCAAAAAATGATTCTTTTTTAGGGGAAGCTTGTTACCCTATTAAAGAAGCAGAGCAAAATAGCAATTTGTATTTAGAAATGCCGTTGTACGGAGGACATGTAGGGTTCTATGGCGACAATAATGTTACGTATGCAGAAAAAAGGGCAGTTAAATTTTTAGAAGAGCAGGTTTAA
- a CDS encoding c-type cytochrome produces MKKLLLILVAGVFMASCGDKKEDKKSDGFEMNRTKKEDKSAAKQEGVPVDMDNKGVGPIKSLDLGAEIDKEMAATGESIFSSKCVACHATDMRLIGPAVKGVLDRRSPEWVMNMILNPDGMLKEDPIAKALFKEYNNALMTNQGLTEDEARAITEYFRTL; encoded by the coding sequence ATGAAAAAATTACTTTTAATCTTAGTTGCAGGCGTATTTATGGCGAGTTGTGGCGACAAAAAAGAGGATAAAAAATCCGATGGTTTTGAAATGAACAGAACCAAAAAAGAAGATAAATCAGCAGCAAAACAAGAGGGTGTTCCTGTAGATATGGACAACAAAGGTGTTGGCCCTATAAAATCTTTAGACTTAGGTGCAGAAATAGATAAAGAAATGGCAGCAACAGGGGAGTCTATTTTTAGCTCTAAATGTGTGGCATGCCACGCAACAGATATGCGTTTAATTGGTCCTGCTGTAAAAGGTGTTTTGGATAGAAGAAGCCCAGAATGGGTTATGAATATGATTTTAAATCCTGATGGGATGTTAAAAGAAGATCCAATAGCTAAAGCGTTATTTAAAGAGTATAATAATGCTTTAATGACCAACCAAGGATTAACAGAAGATGAAGCAAGAGCTATAACTGAGTATTTCAGGACGTTATAA